The region CTTTGAAAAGCAACaatgagaagaaaacaaaatcataaactATGACATGGACTGATGAGAATTGGACTATTATCTATCCCTACTTCTGCGATTCCCATTTCCCATTTGTCTCTTCAAATACCAACCAGTCtcaactttaaaaaattatattattctattattcTATTATTCTATATCTATAGATATCTACATCCACACATATTTTAGTTGTTCCTACCAACCCTTGCATAAAATACAACTACTGTTCtgcaacataaatatatatatatatatatatatttcattcttttctcccgcgtaattatgaatttttctaTGGGTCTATGtgaatataattatatggaaagcaaagaaaaatgaaagttACAACACTAATTTagtaacttatatatatatagatgtatgttaataataattaaataaattagagtaATAATAATACAAGAGCAGGGGAGAGTGTACAGGTACCGTAGGATGCGAGTTGATGGTGTGAGATGGGATCAGAACCGTCCATATGTCGTAGTAAGGTTGCGAGTTGATGGTGTGAGATGGGATCAGAACCGTCCATATGTCGTAGTAGGGTTGCAGGAAAGATAAACCCTGGATTGAATGACGGCATGGTCCACACGAAAGCCGGGGACCACCGTGAAGGCCACGGTGGGCTCCACCTCGCCGGAGTAGTCATCGTCCGTTGTCACACTCTCCATGAAAACCTCCGAGAACCTCGTCCCTTTCGCCGCCTGGAACACCGCTGGCGACGAAGATGATGAAGACTCGAAGGAGAAGAACAAGCAGTGGAGGAGCCAAACACGTCGAGCCATATCGGCGAAGCCGGCGAAGAAGGTCGTCTCCGGGAACCCTTTCCCTGATCTCACTATGGTTCGCTGATTGAGATCCCCGAAGAACGAGGCTTCCATCTTCGGATGCACCATGGCGAGATACTTCGCCCTGGCGAACCTAGACGCGGTGGAGCTCCGATCGAGGAGCTGATTCCAGCTCCTATGCGCCGATGAGGAGAATTCGTCGAAGAAGCGTCGCCGGTCCCAGGATCGGCGATCCTCCGCCCCGCGAAGGCCGAAATCGCGGCGATGGAAGTCGGAGAACATGGTAAGGCAAACGTATGATTCGTAGGCGAAGAAGCCGTGCGCAGGCCCCCGGCGGAGAACGTCCGGGTGGATCGCGCCGGCTGCGGCGTCGACGTCCCAGCCGGCGGATTCCATCTCGCGCACCAACTGTTTGACGAAACTCCTGACTGATTTCACAGCGAAGCGGAGCGCGGAGAGGAAGTGGACGGCGTTAAGGCCGGAGAGGTGGAGGTCGTAGAGCGAGGAGAGGGATCGGTGTGGATGGAGCCGGGCATCGATAGCTCGGCACTGCTGCTCGGAATCAAGAAGACGGTCTCGGAGGGAGTGGATCTCAGCGTCCTTGTGCTCGATCTCGGCCTCGAGCTTCTTAGCGGTGATTTCAAAGGTCTTGAGGAGGTTCCGCTGCTCCTCGATCTCAGCGGCGAAAGCAAGCCGGGGTTCCGGCAGCTGCTTCTTGAGGAATGCGTGCTTGAGATGGGAGAGATGCTTGATGTGGGAGACGATGGCCTTGTCCGCCGATTGAATGGCATCAGGGTTGTACGGCGATTGCGCGACCTGGAGCTGAGCGTAGCCGGCTTTAATGGCGGAGATTCCGACGAAGAGGTTAGAGAGCAAAGCCTCCCTCTCATCTCTTTCATTCCGTTCATTGTCAGTGTCTCCGGGGAGCTCATCGGAGAGGATGATGGCGGGGTACCGccctagggttttggagggctTCAGTGCGCGATCGGCGGCGATGGCGGCGTCTCCATCGCCGGCGATGGTGCGCCGTGAACGGAGGAggttggttagggttttggtgagTGATCTCGGTGGCGCCGGCCGCGCAGTGTCCATTTCTCTCACGCTCGTCAGCGAGAGACCAAAAGCGGGGATATATTTGGGTTTCGGGTTCTTTAGTAAAGATCCGGGACCCGGTACTTGTTATCGGATTCGGGTTTGTTGGGTTTTCCAAAATTAGCAATACTGAAAtttgcataaaatttttttgttcttctaaaaatcgttatttttctatttaagtACAAACTTTTTGgttatttatgataattaattatatctagAAAATTGCAGCTTAATATATTGTCTTTACCTGttaaattgtattttaaaaaaaatattttttttaattatacaataatatgtgtttacaaattttgttttttatttttttttagttaagattttatgaattaaaagtGGGATTTAAAGAAAGGATAGAAAGGAATATGAAGGCAAAAAGAGGAGATGAAAAGGATTCTTTACGCTAATAACTTAATATCTCCAAATGGCTTTaattaagataattaattaattaattaattttttagttttagaagTTAGATTCTTTTGTGATAAATTGATTACTCCAAATGGCTTTaattaagataattaattaattattttttttttgtttaagaagttagatttttttgtgataaattgATTATTTCCAATTCACCAGGAATCCAGAAACATGCACGGGGAGCAAGACTCAACGTTGATCCATGTGCCCTCATCTTGTGCAAGACATGAGGTTCGATCCCAGGTCCTCCCTGAAACAAACGTCCTACACAAAAAAGCCGATACTAATTGAGTCAAAGACcattggttatatatatatatatttatttatttaacctctaatataaataatatatacttttttataACCAAAAACCACTCAGGAGGTATTGGATTGCTAAATTATAatgaattatattaatataatgaattaatatatttagttaCATTTATGCTTTTATGTATTATTCTAAATTTAAACAAGGGTacgcatttttttttttgggaaagaagagcggggcgaacccactagagacccagggacgtgcacaagtctcggtggaataagtggggacggggccacgttcacgtgggcgctggaaccacccgtacacaaccgcTGGAACAAGGGTACGCATTTGAACTGAAAAGGAATTGGAAATACAAAGCAATGTAGGACAGTAGGAGTGGATCCTAAAAC is a window of Dioscorea cayenensis subsp. rotundata cultivar TDr96_F1 chromosome 5, TDr96_F1_v2_PseudoChromosome.rev07_lg8_w22 25.fasta, whole genome shotgun sequence DNA encoding:
- the LOC120260368 gene encoding protein GRAVITROPIC IN THE LIGHT 1-like isoform X2; the protein is MDTARPAPPRSLTKTLTNLLRSRRTIAGDGDAAIAADRALKPSKTLGRYPAIILSDELPGDTDNERNERDEREALLSNLFVGISAIKAGYAQLQVAQSPYNPDAIQSADKAIVSHIKHLSHLKHAFLKKQLPEPRLAFAAEIEEQRNLLKTFEITAKKLEAEIEHKDAEIHSLRDRLLDSEQQCRAIDARLHPHRSLSSLYDLHLSGLNAVHFLSALRFAVKSVRSFVKQLVREMESAGWDVDAAAGAIHPDVLRRGPAHGFFAYESYVCLTMFSDFHRRDFGLRGAEDRRSWDRRRFFDEFSSSAHRSWNQLLDRSSTASRFARAKYLAMVHPKMEASFFGDLNQRTIVRSGKGFPETTFFAGFADMARRVWLLHCLFFSFESSSSSSPAVFQAAKGTRFSEVFMESVTTDDDYSGEVEPTVAFTVVPGFRVDHAVIQSRVYLSCNPTTTYGRF
- the LOC120260368 gene encoding protein GRAVITROPIC IN THE LIGHT 1-like isoform X1, with amino-acid sequence MDTARPAPPRSLTKTLTNLLRSRRTIAGDGDAAIAADRALKPSKTLGRYPAIILSDELPGDTDNERNERDEREALLSNLFVGISAIKAGYAQLQVAQSPYNPDAIQSADKAIVSHIKHLSHLKHAFLKKQLPEPRLAFAAEIEEQRNLLKTFEITAKKLEAEIEHKDAEIHSLRDRLLDSEQQCRAIDARLHPHRSLSSLYDLHLSGLNAVHFLSALRFAVKSVRSFVKQLVREMESAGWDVDAAAGAIHPDVLRRGPAHGFFAYESYVCLTMFSDFHRRDFGLRGAEDRRSWDRRRFFDEFSSSAHRSWNQLLDRSSTASRFARAKYLAMVHPKMEASFFGDLNQRTIVRSGKGFPETTFFAGFADMARRVWLLHCLFFSFESSSSSSPAVFQAAKGTRFSEVFMESVTTDDDYSGEVEPTVAFTVVPGFRVDHAVIQSRVYLSCNPTTTYGRF